TCGACACAATGAGTACGGTTACAAGAAGTGCTGTTGCTGGTGGAACCACCACCGTGATTGCATTCGCATCACAGGATGCGAACCTAAAAGGTCCTAAGGCACTTTCAGACTCTGTTGGCAAAACAATTGAATCCTACGAGAAGGAAACTCTTTACTGCGATTATGGATTGCATCTAATACTCGtcaaattggaacaagaaACGCTCAATGCATGTGGTGCGCTAGATGAACAATTGTGCAATTTGTACAAAGATCAGGGAGTTAGTAGTGTGAAAATCTTTATGACTTATCCAGGGTTACAAATGTCAGATTATAGCATCTTAAACACCATGTATGCTACTaggaaaaatggtattaCCACTATGGTTCATGCAGAAAACGGTGATATAGTTAAATGGATGACTGATTCACTCGAAAATCAAGGTTTAATTGAACCTTACTACCATGGAGTTTCGAGACCTACAATTGTGGAAGGTGAAGCTACTAATAGAGCCATTGCTTTATCCACTATGATGAATACACCAGTTTTGTTCGTACATGTATCTTCACCTGAAGCAGTGGAGGCTATAAGAAAGGCACAAACGAAGGGTATCAAAGTGTTTGCAGAAACATGTCCACAGTACGTAGTATTATCACATGAGGATACAAAATGCCATCATGGAGACACCGACCGGTTTGAAGGCGCTAAGAACATTTGCTCCCCTCCTTTGAGGGAAGATCAAGTTAAAGAATGCCTCTGGAGAGCTATGGATAATGGTACATTTACCATTGTAAGTTCTGATCACTGTGCATATCTTTACTCCTCGGAACACAGAGGTAAGCACAATGCATTTGACCAAGGTAAGGGTGGTAAATTCAGATACATTCCGAATGGAATGCCAGGTGTATGCACTAGAATGCCACTAGGTTTCGATCATGGGTACTTGAATAAAAACATATCATCCCTCATGAAGTTCGTTGAATTACACTGCACTAATCCAGCCAAATTGTATGGTTGTTATCCTCAGAAAGGTGCATTGTTGCCTGGTTCCAGCGATGCGGATATTCTAATTTGGTATCCCAATAAAGATGAGAGAGGACGCACAAAGATTAATAACGAAATGTTGCATCATTCTTGTGACTATACTCCTTATGAAGGTTTAGAAGTCAAGAACTGGCCTCGATACACGCTGGTACGTGGTAAAATTGTGTTTAAAGAAGGCCGTTTAATTTCTGGACATGCTAGTGGACAGTATATTAAGAGGAAAGCGATCAGCGATCCTACCGACAAATGGGTCAATGAATGGAGACCCGCTTACAATCTCTCCAAATAGATACACATgcatttaaaaatttaaaatttaaaatttaaaattttcaatgtGATCTTGTCTGTCCTCCTCATTCGAATCTTGTTTAGACTTGGACGGCTCTTCAGCTTCCTTATCGTTATTTGATATAGCATATATGGTCCTAGAACCCGTAGTATCTGAAGCAGTATcggattttttttctttcattaTAGTAAATAGTGGACGAGGAGCTTCATCTGGTTCCTTACTGGCTTCCTGTggttcaatttcaatggGTGCTTCAATGGCCTGAGTGTTATTATCTTTCTGCTCGACCTTTGCAGCATCATCTTGATAGACAAGCCCTTCTGATTGATCTTCGATCTCTTCTTGTTCCGGTTCATCTAATAAGATCATTTGGCCAAAATACTTGGTTTTATCCTTAGTTCCTTGCTGTGTCGATAATGTACCATAAGTATCTCCCTTCAAGTTTTCGATCCCCCAATTCAGACCTGCTACCtttaaatttggataacTGGGCGGCATTCCagcatttttcatcttcataCACCATGGAGGTAATTGACCTTCACCTAAGTTCATGATTGATCTTAATTCAGCACTAATTTTACCTGGCTTCTTGTCTCtaaccaatttcttccatTGTGCCTCTTCATAAAGATTCCTACCTTCATAGTATAAATCACCAAAGGGTAGCAAAACATCAGGTTTCCAATTGGTGCctaatttgaagaaaacgTCATGAAGCTTTTTGTAATCTATGTCAAGTGTACCTACCTTTGGTTGAACTCTTGCCCTAGCGGTTTCCTTAAGAGTTGAATCTTTCGTCTCATCTGGCATAACCTGTCTCATCTGTTCGATATCAGTCTCCTTGATGATTTCTGGTAGTTCAAATGGTCTCTTCTCCAATAGTGAGCGTCCTGACAAGTACTCCTTCTTGTTTTGCCAATGTGATGGCACCGGAACCatattctttgaagatttaatTGACGCTTGGAGGTAAGGATATTGAGAATCACGATCGTACCATTCAATAACCTGAGGATACGGTActgattttttcaactcATATAATGTCGGTTTAGAAACCTTTCGTAGTTTTCTTTTGGATAAAAGTCGATCTTTTTGattattctcatcttcatcaaccTCTTCTACCATAGGTGGTACTTCTCCtggttcagcttcatcatcatataCAACTACTTGGCTCGAAGAACTATCCTGAggtatttggaatttttcgaatAACGGTTCGAACTGTTTCTCTAGAGTAGATTCATGTTTGGTAGTCTCCTTACCGGATTCCTTGTGGTGAGCCCTTCTAGTGTCTAATAACTTGGCAATCTCGAGCTTTCCATGGGGATTAGAATTTTGATTCCTAGTAGAATGCCTTTTACCCTTTCGACCCATAATAAATCTACAGCTGTAATGAATATCTGTATCTTTTGTATTTTAGAAGTGTCGATGAGTTACTACTTTTCATCGCGATGAGCTAGCTTGAAATATACAAAGTACAAATAGTGAAAAAGGGTTGTTAAATCTCATTATCAATAACAAATTGTCCAGTTCATTAGCTTATATAGTCAGATATTATGCATTGGAAACTATTGATGTAGCTATAGCTAGCATTTCCCTAAAGCTAAATCTTATATTCTTCGAACGTGTtagttcttcaaattcctGATCCCAGTACCATCATTCTAGGGTCTTTATCTtactttcaaatcttttcatagtcttttcaaacttttcatcattactCTGGATGGAGTCCTCTAAATCTTTTAAGCATTTCTTAATCTCACTAGTCAACTCAAATACAGTTACCGTGCTTCCCTGCTTATCATCTTGTTCTGTGGTCGTTTTCCCCGTAGAAGCCGATGAAGAACTAGTTAGAGGTGTCTGTTCCTCTCTATTCGAAGTTCTATCAGGGCTTGCTGTACTCATTAAAATTCTCAGGGTGGTTCTTCCGTATATATGTGACCCTTTCAAAGTGGTTTCTTATTGTAAATCTTAAATATTCTTTATAGTGATGATTTTCCAGCTGATACTGTACCGATGATTTACCATGTCGAGGCTAAAAGCCATCAATGGAATAATGCTAAGACCAATCATATGGAAACGACCCTCGAGCAACGATGCCATTTTACAATTCATTAGACAGAATCAAGAAATCTCCCAATCAAGCGTTTTCCAGGGAACTCTCTATGAGCATACTGTAATGAGGGAGCTGAGTGGAAAACTGAGTATGAACCAACTGCAAAAAATCGGTGGCTCTCATGATCGTGGTGTAGATATTAGAGGACAATGGCCATTAGATTTTGTGTTCGGTCAAGTAACTAAAGTTGTCCCGTTAGATGCCGTTCCCAAGCGGTGCAAGATCCACGGTACTACTCTGAAGCCTTTAAGATGTAAAATAGAGGAgaatgatggtaaattggatCCGTTAAAGGCACTAGTGCAGTGCAAGGCCTTTAGCGGCTCTAAAGTATCGCCAAGAGAGTTCAGAGAACTTGTAGGTACGTTTGCATCAATAGTACCTGATTCACAGAGGAACCGTAGTGTAATCTTGATGTGTTCCCCAAATTTACTTACGAAGGAAGGGTTGAGTCTTATAAACACTGTAAAAGTGCCATTGATTTATCTTAGAATTGAAATGCTACAACGAATAGGTGACAATTACGATGTGGACAATTCAGGTAGATTACTGAATTATTACGAGAACGACTACGCAGCAGCACTGTTGCAAGGGTGTGGTATTAAAGAATGGTTAAAATTATCACTTTATAGACGATGAGAAATCTatgtattttttctttaacttGTTCATTTGATGTATTTACTGAATGTGAGTTCTTCCCGACATAACgtaaattgaaatcaaagacAACAAGAAGATAATTATCCAAAGAACCAAGTAACCACCCAGTTTCGACCAAAGCAGTACATGAAAGGTATTCCATTCgatctttccaatgctTATAGAGTTTAATACTGTTCTGTAATTGCCAAGGATTCACGATGATATCATCACATAAAGAATCTACACGGAAAAACTCTTAGAAGAACGCTCTTTTGAAAGCGAAGAGAACCTCTGCAATACTGACCGTAGCCACAGGACATCATCAGAGCTCCTCGAGGTTCTAAATCACATCCTATGCCAAACATATATGTTTAAATACAATACCCGCCGTAAATCACCTTTCGAACTCCGAAAGATAATCTCCTGTCCGAAAACCAGGGGTGTCCGGTAAGGGTTTATCTATCCGCCACACCCTGGTTGTCCGGCGGAAAGTTAGTCCGAGTATATCTTGCTTTATCTATGATGCCCTAACTTTCCTAAAAGACTGTACCCTAATCTCTTATTTTCCTCGGTaataaaatctttaacaaAAGTACTTAAACGAGATTAAAGGTCTCTATGTAGAATGAGTCCATCTGATCGAGAAGGACTTAAAGGAAACAAGAACCTTCCACTTTGATACATTGATATTCGAGGATCTTAAAAAATCGATTCAATTGTATTATAACTCCTAATTTTAAGTTAAATCgataacaacaacaataacaatgtCATCCTCACCCCCACAAGAGCTTAAGAAGAAACCAATCTCGTTTTCTAACATTTTACTAGGTGCTGGTCTCAACCTAGCTGAAGTCTCAACTTTGGGACAACCATTGGAGGTTGTAAAGACAACCATGGCTGCTCATAGACAATTCACATTTGCACAAGCCATTAGACATGTGTGGTCACGTGGTGGTATCTTTGGGTTCTTTCAAGGTTTAATCCCATGGGCATGGATTGAAGGCTCTACTAAAGGTGCAGTACTTCTATTCGTGTCTGCAGAATCTGAATATCGTTACAGAAGTTTCGGATTGAACAACTTCTTCGCAGGTATAATGGGCGGTATTACAGGTGGTCTCGCACAAGCATATCTTACAATGGGATTCTGTACATGTATGAAGACCGTTGAAATTACTAGAAGTAAAGCAGCAGAAGCAGGAATTCCACCTTCTACATGGCAAATCTTCAGACAAATTTATGCAAAGGAAGGTATTAGAGGTATTAATAGAGGTGTTAACGCTGTTGCCATTAGACAAATGACAAATTGGGGTTCTAGATTTGGTTTGGCACGTTTAGTTGAAGAGGGTATGAGGAAATTCTCCGGTAAGGGAGCTGATGATAGATTATCAGCTGTGGAAAAGATCGGTGCCTCcgttgttggtggtggGTTATCAGCATGGAATCAACCAATTGAAGTGGTGAGAGTTGAAATGCAATCGAGAACCCATGATCCAAATAGACCCAAGAATTTGACGGTTGCCAAGACCTTAAAATACATCTACCAATCAAATGGTCTAAAAGGTCTTTACCGTGGTGTAACTCCACGTATAGGTCTAGGTGTCTGGCAAACCGTTTTCATGGTCGGTGTGGGTGATATAGCAAGAGAATTCGTCGCCAAGTTAACTGGTGAAAAACCAGCAGGTAAGCATTGATCGGCGATTTGTACGTATATTATCATAAGCacaaataataataaaatgaCAAACTACTTTTACAAACCTATCTATAATAGACAACTTAATTCACTGGAGATCTTGAACCCCATTTATCATAACCGTAAAGCCCGCCAAGTGTCATAGATAAACCGACTAATTGAATGACATTTAATTTCGATTCCCAAACTAAAGCGACTAGAATGATAACAATACGTTTCATAATGTTAGCCACACTGTAATTGACCGAAGATAACATACCAATTAACTGGAATGCCAGTAGTgcttgaagaaaatgggCAAAGCCATGCAATACGATTAGTGAGCTAACTCTACCGtttaaatcttggaaaacGCTTTGATGTTGAAATAATTCATTTGTTAAAAATGGTGGCAATGTTAGCAGAAATCCCATACATGAACAGTAGAAAAGAATGgtaattttatcaatttgtAGTGGGGAAACCTCTTTCCTCTTTGAAGTTGTTGGCGACGATGAAGGTAAAATTCCTCTATTACGTTTAACCGTTAGAATTCCCTTGgcaaaaatattttgagaTACGAAGATTAACATTGATAATGATGCGAAAATGAAACCTGATCCCATTTGTAAGTTTTTATTCGAGGAGCTGTTTGGAGTTCTACTACCATGGGTTGCCCAGCAAGTAACCATAACTCCCATAATAAGCGGTATTAGTGTATAGTAAGTCATTGGATTATACTGCCTGCCTTGAAATAATCTGTAATAACTAACTGTGATGATGGGCGAAAGTGCCTTTATGGAATGGACTAATGAAACAGGTATCAGAGAAGTCGCCTTGTGAGTGCTAATGTGACcaataaattggaaaatccCCATGGGAAAAGTCGTCATCAAGACGATTTTACAGGGTACTAAAAACTTCCCTGAAATGGAATCCTTGAAATTACCATCCAAATAACAGGGCAGTATACCTTCAGGGAAGTTAGAACAAGCTCTTGCTAAACGGCCTGTTTGTAAACCAGGTCTCTGCAAATAATTGACCAAAGTAATGAAACCTACACACAGCAGGGCACTTGCTAAAAATTGCAATTCCGTTAATGCTACTGGATGtgtaaattctttcaaaatagcCTTGGAAAGATTGCTGGAAACAGATGAAGTCACGTACCAAATTAAACAGATGGCTGTAACTTTGATGTCAACTTCAGGTAAGTACCTTTGAACATCTTGGGGGAATAAACCAACGAACTTCTGTTTGCAAAGTGCTATGCGACTCAGAGGTCCCTGGCCTCTGACTAATAGCTTAGGTCTATCCAGTAGATCCTGTTGCTTTCTCGCTTGCGTAGACTCAGTGGCATATGCATTGTTATTTACCGATAGTCTCCTATGAGTAGTACTCTGAGTAGTAATCATGATGACAGTAGAAGTAATAATACTATAGTGCAGAGCTGTCTCAGTGACAGGAGAACTTCTGATGTTGGTATTTTTCtaagttgaagaaactaGTAGAAATATATTAAACTAGTATCCTGAAGGAGcagagaaaaaaaaattctgaaggaaaaacaaacaaacaaataCAATAACTCAGATGCTGTTGCaatcaacaagaatttgagTGTAGGAGATCTCCTTGGAACttatcttttcaaataatagtgatattttttttcattctcGTTGTTTGTTTATTTATTTTTcggtgaaaaaaaaaaatcgaGCTCATCGCCACTGCAATGAGGAAATGGATGCCCATAATGGAAACTGCAAGTTTGCTGCATGGCTGGATTAGTCCTTCTAATTGAGACTGCAATTGCATTCGGAGTCAAGATTCCAGTGCCCGGTTTCCCTATAAGTATCGGTAACCCACTTGAGCTAAACCATTACAATTCCAATTCCCTCTCGCTATTATTAGTGTTTCCATTATGTCTTGCACGTAATTTCGActcaaatttttctcttttccttttgttgCTTTTTGTACCATGGAATCTCTGTGACAACCTCTTGTATGCCTCCTTCGTTGTCAGTGGAGTACCCATTTCATCTCGGTACACTAAGTTAATTTCTGCATTGGGGTCTTGGTTAACGTCATTTGAGGACGGCAGCAGTTCCTTTTTTTGCAAGAAATGCAGTGTTGATGCAAGCCCTGTGGAGAAATCGAGGGCTTGCGACTCTGTAGTTGCAGGGACACTGGACTCCGCAACTTCCACTGGCTTGGGGccttcttgttctttctgCTCTTGCtctttattttcattttccactaTATTCACTCTCAGAGATTCCAGGAATTGCACATTTTCGTCAATGACTAGATCTGAATTCTTGTTCACTTGTGCGAGATTTGCAGACCTGTCCTGcctttccaatttttccctTTGAATCTGCTGGGCAATCTCCTGTGGTGTCTGTATTCTGTTTTTTAGCAGTGGTCTGGATGCAACTGAAATTTGCTCCTGGGCTTCTTCAGtatcctcatcttcatctatCAATGCCACCGGTTGGATCTTGGATGGTAATTTGACCCTCGACTTAACGTCTCTTTTGCTTCTTTTCTTAATTTTGACAGGCTGGAAATCTGTAGGGTGGtcgttatcatcttcatcatcctgCTCATCAAATTCGACTTTAATCTTACCTTCAGCAGCAGGCTTGCTCTCAGTAACCTTGTTTTCACCGCCCACTGTTACCACTGTCTCATCGTTATCCTTCGACCGTTCATCCTTATCCAGATCGAAACTTGACACTTGCAAAGGTTTGAACTTTCTATGcttattcaatttcttcaacctTATATTTTCACGATCTCTTTGTGATTGAGTCAATACCGTATTCTCTAGTATATCATCGCCtccatcttcatcgtttAGAGACTGTTCCTTAAGTGTAAGAACAACGCCGTTTTTCGAAtcgatttcatcaattccaTGGGAGATTCTCAAAGATGGcagttcttcttctggttcatcttcatgAATCACCTTGATCGGTTTATGTCTCTTCTGAGTCCCGATCTTGCTTAACCAAtctttatcatcttcttgcACATGGGACGAGCTTGGTGAGTTTCTCAAAGAGGCTAGTCTCTTGCGTAGTCCGCTGACTTTATCATTATCCATGAACTGGAATCCACCATTGTCAGTTTTGGTCTCTTTGGGTTCTGGTCTCCGTTCAATACGTTGTCTCTTTTGTTCAGATTTAGGTCCAGGTTCGATAGGCTTTAAACCAAGCTGTCTTCGAATGGCATTAGTCTCTTCAAGAGAAAGATTAATCTCATCAGCCATGGCTTCAATATGTCAAGGAATTTTTTCTATAACTACTTCGCTGTGATGCCTGTATTAAAGTGaatcaagctcatcgcgCCATACTAATAAAGTTTCGCACTCAAGATATCACATGAAAAGTCTACACAGCTAACTATACCATTAATAATTAGTATAACCTGTATTTAAATGAAAAGGTAAAGTAGCCATGTTGTTACTTTCGAATGATCGTACTAATATTTTCTCAGTCTTTAAATCTTCGCTAATTTACAGAAAAATCAATTAAATCTCTATGAAGCCATCTATTTGcttttctccttctttgatttcttttctttcttttctttcttctccttcttgTCCTTCTTCGATTTCTTTGATTCCtttgaatcttcttcatcttcatctctctttctcttcttttccttcttatccttcttttctttcttttccttcttctccttcttgtctttcttctccttcttctccttcttctcttcttgttcagattcagattcttcGTCATCAGAGTCAGCGTCAGATTTTGCTGGAGCAGCTGATGCAGTATCAGCATCAGCATTGTAAGCTCTGGCTTCTGAAATTTCTACCTTCTTAGCTTCACGCACCACCTTTGGTGTGGTTCTCAAATCTCTACCTTCTAATTGTGAAAGTCTGTTTTCCACCTTAGATCTTGATTCCAAACCAACATCACCAGAATCATCTCTGTCTTCTGCCAATGCATCATAACGTAGTGAAACTGCAGCCTTAGCGGCGAGCACTCTAGCGATCTTACCCTTGTTCTTACCGGTAGCTTGACCAACTAGAGATGCATGGTATAACAACCCGTATTTGGGGGTATCGTGCTTAGTCTTCAAAGCTCTGAAGAGTGCCTTCTCAGCCcccaaaatttgaatggtAGATGCAGGAGACTTAGCCAATGAAACTAAAGAACCAGCGTGAGAAATTAATCTAGCACCAACTAATTCACCGACCAATTGGGTCAAATTAGGGGCAATAGCCTTCATTCTAGCAGTCAAGTAGTTTGACAATTGTTCTCTGTAAGTAGCAAAATCCACAATTTGTTGGGCCAAAGCACCAATGTTATCCAAATCAGTCTTGGTAATTTCAGTACCCATAGAAACTTCAGCTGCAGCTTTAACACgttcttcaatttcttctggcAAAATGGCGCTCATATCGGTCTCAGCTGCCTTTGATCTAACTCCCATAGTCAAGATAATTCTTGCGTAGGCCACTAAATCAGTAACAATCTTGGCCAATTCAGGGAAATGCCAACCGTACCATTCTTTACATCTCATGGAATAAGTGTTGATCTCTTTGTCTAAGTCGTCCAAAAGGGCAATAGCTTGAATGATCATAACATCAACCTTATCTGCGGAAAACTTAAGCTTATGACGACCGATAGAGTGTGCCAAACCAAGAGACATTTTGTTTAGATCATTATCAGTTAATCCTGGCAAAAGTTCAGGCAAGTACTCCTTAACAGCTCTGTAGATATCTAGAGTAACTGCATCCGAAACCACATTGAAGTTTAAACCCAGTTTGTTAATAgaatttgccaatttaGTTTCACTAACAATCAAAGTAGATTTTTTGTCCTTTTTAACTTCATCTAAAAGGCTTTGTAGCTGTGGAGTAACTTTACCTTCAGTAATAGAGTTAGCTTCCTCCAAAGCGTTGGCAGCAGAgttaaatttggaaaaggcaGCGATcttaaattcatccaagACTTTTTCAGAAGAATCCAAGTCTTGGATCAACTTGGGGGACTTGTGAATCTTCTTGTCGGAAGCCTTTAAAAGTGCATAACCGGCAGACGTTTCAGTCAACACGTAAGACATGGCCAGTGGAGCAATGAAATGAAAGTAATTACAGATAGGATGGAAGTCAAAAATAAAAGCTCTCCCAAAGGCTCTTCGTGTTACTATCTGTTTGCTAACTCTTTTAACAGTTGATAATAcgagatgagatgagttTGCAAAAATTTTCGATGAgctttgaaaatttttttgaaaaatttcatcaagagGGACCTGAGTGCACGTGACAACAGACCAAACATTGTACACGTGAATATCATGTGATACCTCATCGCGGGTAATCgtagtaatgataataataataataataacagaCGTACATACATAAATATAGTCAAGGAATGGAGGAGTTCTAGCACTAATTTACAGTTTGTTTCCTTCTCAATGACCTCACAAAATATACGAAGGAGTGTTCAAGTGGGTCTCTTTTCATAGAGTAGAAGTTGTACCAGTAGGAACTAAATGCATCGATTGAGCAGCACTAATAGCAGCTTGTGTAGCAGCGTGTACTTTAGGATGGGATTTTTGAGTTGCAACAATAACGCAGTGCATGAAGATTGAAGATAGAAATGGAATTGTGAAATTATCATcccaattgaaaagatcgaTACCTTCACTTAATGCGGCTACTAACCCACCTAGCCATGAAATTTCGAAAAGACTCAAGAAACTCGTTTCTGGACTCCAAGCAATCTCACCAGGACGATTCACATAGTGGTAGTGAGGTACAAAATAACCGTAAAATCCAAGACATGTGAACACACCTACCGTAAATGCGGCTAGGGAACCGGCTAGAGATTTGTTACCGGAAATTTTAGGAGTTAGATGACCATATTTCCTCCCAAAGGTGGATGCTGCAGTGTCAGACCAACTTAATAGAAACAGTGAAATTACAGCCACATCTTTGGAGAAAAACGtaaatgaaaagatcaatcCCAAAAGGTACCAAAGAACACCGTTATAACCATGGATTTCCTTTTCTCTCATTAGGGCACCCACTGTACGACAGTAAGCCTTATTGAATAATGGCCAGCGTAATCTTAATAAATCTAATGCACCTATAATGATAAACGCATAAATCAATGGCCACTTGATTTTTGTATAGTCCACATTTTGAGTGTAAAGGTATAACGTTATGAATCCGATAGATGAATGAAATGACTTACGTGGAACTTCATTTTTAGCGATAAAGTTACCAAACCACTGGTGGGatttcaatgaaatttctttagtttTACTAGTCTCCTTTGGTTGAGGAGAACTATTAGCTGCTGAATCAACATTCTCTCTTTTACCTTTGTACGTACCTTGGGAATCCTGTTCAGAGTGACGTTGATAACCGTTTGAACTCGGTATATTATTAACTTCTTGAACCATGGTCTGAATTAATGATTCAGCTTGACGGGGTTAATAAGACTGTAGAGCTAGTTATCACTGTAATACCTGTCTAACTATGTGCTGATACTATTGATTGAGATGTTTACGCATCTCGAGAAATGATCAAGCGAATTAATCGGCCACTAAGGTGTTACCCGCAATGAATGTGAAGATCTATCGGTGAAGGGACCAACTTGACGCCGGTacgaataataatactaacAACGACAATATTAATAGTATTAGTACGTATTCCAACCTACGCTTAAATTTGGTTTGTTTTAAAATCTACAAAACTGATTTGATTATACATAACAGTAAAGGATTAGagatgaaaagagaaaaaatttaTAGATG
The genomic region above belongs to Zygosaccharomyces rouxii strain CBS732 chromosome F complete sequence and contains:
- the SNU66 gene encoding U4/U6-U5 snRNP complex subunit SNU66 (weakly similar to uniprot|Q12420 Saccharomyces cerevisiae YOR308C SNU66 66kD U4/U6.U5 snRNP associated protein), which gives rise to MADEINLSLEETNAIRRQLGLKPIEPGPKSEQKRQRIERRPEPKETKTDNGGFQFMDNDKVSGLRKRLASLRNSPSSSHVQEDDKDWLSKIGTQKRHKPIKVIHEDEPEEELPSLRISHGIDEIDSKNGVVLTLKEQSLNDEDGGDDILENTVLTQSQRDRENIRLKKLNKHRKFKPLQVSSFDLDKDERSKDNDETVVTVGGENKVTESKPAAEGKIKVEFDEQDDEDDNDHPTDFQPVKIKKRSKRDVKSRVKLPSKIQPVALIDEDEDTEEAQEQISVASRPLLKNRIQTPQEIAQQIQREKLERQDRSANLAQVNKNSDLVIDENVQFLESLRVNIVENENKEQEQKEQEGPKPVEVAESSVPATTESQALDFSTGLASTLHFLQKKELLPSSNDVNQDPNAEINLVYRDEMGTPLTTKEAYKRLSQRFHGTKSNKRKREKFESKLRARHNGNTNNSERELEL
- the NOP58 gene encoding RNA-processing protein NOP58 (similar to uniprot|Q12499 Saccharomyces cerevisiae YOR310C NOP58 Protein involved in pre-rRNA processing 18S rRNA synthesis and snoRNA synthesis component of the small subunit processome complex which is required for processing of pre-18S rRNA) — encoded protein: MSYVLTETSAGYALLKASDKKIHKSPKLIQDLDSSEKVLDEFKIAAFSKFNSAANALEEANSITEGKVTPQLQSLLDEVKKDKKSTLIVSETKLANSINKLGLNFNVVSDAVTLDIYRAVKEYLPELLPGLTDNDLNKMSLGLAHSIGRHKLKFSADKVDVMIIQAIALLDDLDKEINTYSMRCKEWYGWHFPELAKIVTDLVAYARIILTMGVRSKAAETDMSAILPEEIEERVKAAAEVSMGTEITKTDLDNIGALAQQIVDFATYREQLSNYLTARMKAIAPNLTQLVGELVGARLISHAGSLVSLAKSPASTIQILGAEKALFRALKTKHDTPKYGLLYHASLVGQATGKNKGKIARVLAAKAAVSLRYDALAEDRDDSGDVGLESRSKVENRLSQLEGRDLRTTPKVVREAKKVEISEARAYNADADTASAAPAKSDADSDDEESESEQEEKKEKKEKKDKKEKKEKKEKKDKKEKKRKRDEDEEDSKESKKSKKDKKEKKEKKEKKSKKEKSK
- the DGK1 gene encoding diacylglycerol kinase (similar to uniprot|Q12382 Saccharomyces cerevisiae YOR311C HSD1 Endoplasmic reticulum (ER)-resident membrane protein overproduction induces enlargement of ER-like membrane structures and suppresses a temperature-sensitive sly1 mutation) — translated: MVQEVNNIPSSNGYQRHSEQDSQGTYKGKRENVDSAANSSPQPKETSKTKEISLKSHQWFGNFIAKNEVPRKSFHSSIGFITLYLYTQNVDYTKIKWPLIYAFIIIGALDLLRLRWPLFNKAYCRTVGALMREKEIHGYNGVLWYLLGLIFSFTFFSKDVAVISLFLLSWSDTAASTFGRKYGHLTPKISGNKSLAGSLAAFTVGVFTCLGFYGYFVPHYHYVNRPGEIAWSPETSFLSLFEISWLGGLVAALSEGIDLFNWDDNFTIPFLSSIFMHCVIVATQKSHPKVHAATQAAISAAQSMHLVPTGTTSTL